CACGATAAATcgtttttttgtagtagtgcgagagattttttttttgcgcgaagcgggGGTCTAACCCCTGAGGAGCAGCTTCCCATCACGGCGTGCTACCAACCAGGCTACTACTCTTCGCGCACATCAGCAATTTTTTTTGACTTGACACCGTAATTATGGATGAGGGAGAATTTCATGAGATGAGAGAGGAGTTCCATCCATGAAGCACAGCCGGCACAGTTACTAAGTTTTCAGTCTTGTTAATTGTGCCATCACGAAATTGTGCACTGAGAATGATATTGCATATCTTCACGTGGTTTGCACATGCTTCAATTCCACATATGCCATGAGGCAAAATTGTCTCACTCCCCGCAAACCGTATCCATATCGATCTTTCACATGCACCATGCATCTTCCTAAGCTTCTCTGCGACGGCGGCCTTGAACAGATCATCAGCGGCCAGTGGGATCGTGGGACATGCCGACACGAAGGCTAAAATTAGGCGAAGCAAAACAATCTGGAAAAGTTCTAGGCAAGGAATTTGAATCATGCCTTGTTTGATCATATAGGATTTATTCCGGATCCAAAATAATATGTACAACAAAAGACTTATGATAGGTACTATAACATATCGTACTTATTGCAGACCAGGAACTAATTTCAATAAAATAGACTCACGATAGGTACAATACCTATCGTGAGTCTATTTTGTTGTAATTAGTTCTCTATTCGGGAATAAATCCCTCTCTCTTATTGTAGCTATCATGAATATCTTGTTGTACCTATAATTCCCGGTCCGGGTAAAATGTAACCGAACAAGGCCTTCGATGAGGTCTGTCACAATATATGTTCAGGTATATAAAGAATATATATGCTTCTGTTAAAGCACGTTTCTTATTAGTTACTCGATCGGGAAAAAGAACTACTACTTGGTGTTAGCCCGAGCCTTTTACAGCTAGATAATTAAAGCACGTTTATTAGTTATTATCTAGGAAACAAAAGTATAGCTTGAGGTCACGGCAAACCAAGACAAGTTAGCTTTACACATGCTCGAGGAAGGAGGATTGATGTGTTCATCATGAAGGCACCAAAGCACTTGTCTTGGCTCTACTATATCATGTTGTGGGCCAGAAACGATGCTTGATAAAAGTAGACAGCCTGCCCTCTCCCATTTGCATCCGAAATATAGTAGGTGTCTTTAGGAAGCTttgttaggccagtctcagtgggagtgtcatcgatAAAGTTATCAAGACTGGAAACTTTGAGAACTGGATTagtggagtgtcatggtgatgacactcctatCACATTTCATGATATtcatctctcctctcttctcatactattggtacttgttaataaatttaatatccATTACACTGCTATAACactcccattgagactggcctcatgcacctctctctctctctcttggatgGCGATGCTGAACAATCAGAATATGGGTAGATGTACATGAAAGTTTATGACTAACTGAAGATACGTATTTATTGATGTGTACTCTCTCCGTCCTATGAAAAGTATAATTCTAATTTTTCTCATGCCCTCATTTGTTTGCCGTGCGGTTAGTTTCTGCATGCAAATCACATCTTACCACTTATTAATTAGGTGGGCAGTTGACATCTTACCACTTATTAATTTGGTGGGCAGTTGAGATTCAACATCTAACATCTAGAACTGCATTTTttgtgggatttttttttgaaatgcagaattatattttatttattcatgGGACTGAGGGAGTAAGTTCACATTGCGACGTGATGGCAGACCATGAGGTTGTGAATGGCAAGAAAAGAGGTCTTTGGCACTGAAGAACCATTTGTCCTCGGATGGCATGCATCTCCTCCTCACCGTCTTGTCGATGCTTTGCTCCCCAAATGCTTGTCTAAGCAGGAGTGTTTTGTTAGAAAAAGACCAGTGTAGGAGCATCAGCGTACGATGTTCAGCTGGTGCCGTGCAAGCTAGGGCTCACCGTGAAATTAAAGCTTGGCACCAGACGTAGGCAACTATCTTGGCAAGGGATCCGGATAAAGAACAACCATGCATGCTTCATGCTTTGCTTCAGCCTTCACTCTTAGTATCCTACAGCTGACAGCTGTAGGATCCTAGCTTGCAGCAAAGGAATCATGCTAGAGATCGAACCAAATAATAAGGCGATGTGTGTGCATCATGACAAGATCAGATCATCGTCGGAGTGACTGTCGCCATTCGATCTCTGGAGTGCTTGTgttagcgccgccgccatggacgccgACACAAGAACAATAATTCTCATCGACGACGACGTCGCCCCGGAGCGAGCAGTGCCGGCGGCGATGCAAGAAATACTGGCCATCGACAAGAGGATGGCCAGGACGACGCGGAAGCTCGAGGCCGAGTTCGCCAATGTAGAGACCAAGATCCATCGTTTTCCCCGCGGCCTTCGGGGgatcgacgacggcgacggcggccgctaCATCGCGCCGAGCGTGGTGGCCATCGGCCCGTACCACCACGGGGCGGCGCGCCTGCAGGAGATGGAGGAGGTCAAGCTCGCGGCGGCGTACCACCTCTGCCGGAGCTCCGGGCACTCGACGGCGAAGGTGTACGAGAGGGTGCTCTCCGTGGCGGGCGCCGCCCGCGGCTGCTACGACGCCGGCGACCCCTCGGTGGAGGCCGTCGGCGAGGCGGACTTCGCCGCCATGATGTTCATCGACGGCTGCTTCCTGCTGCAGTACATggtcgacggcgacgacgccgcGCCGGTGCTGCGGAACCGGATGGCGCTGTCCACGGGGCCCAGCATCCAGAAGGACATCTTCCTGCTCGAGAATCAGATCCCCTGGCTGGTGCTCGAGGCCCTCGCCGAGTTCATCTCCGTCGACGGGCACCGCTTCGTCCACGACATGGGAGCCAAGTTCCTCCCCGGCAAGGCGATGGCGAAGTCCGagaacggccggcggcggctgccatggccatggcgaTGCACCGGCGGCCGGGCGACGAAGCCCGCCGATAgaagccgcggcggcgagcagcagtaCAAGCCGGCGCATCTCCTTGGTCTCCTCCGGTTCACCCAGGTGGGGAGCATGCCGGAGGACATGGTGAAGTACAAGGCCTTCCCGCTGTCGCTGTCCAGCAGCGCGGTGGAGCTCGCGGAGATCGGCGTCGTGCCGACGCCGAGCACGGAGCCGTGGTTCGGGGACGCGCGCGTCCGGCGGTGCGGCCTGgccggcgagctgctgctgtCGCCGGTGTTCCTGAGCGAGGTGACGGCGTGCTGGCTGGTGAAcatggcggcgctggaggcgagcACCGCCGGCGCGAGCGGGGACTCCGACGGCTTCGTGGTGAGCTCGTACCTGTCGGTGCTGGCGATGCTCGAGGACCGGAAGGAGGACGTgcacgagctccggcggcggcgcgtgctgcACGGCGCCCTGAGCAACAAGCAGGCGCTGGGCTTCTTCAAGGGCCTCGGCCAGCACCTCCGCTTCGGCGGCCGCTACTTCGCCGCGCTGGAGGAGATCGACTCGTACAAGCGCCACCGGTCGCTGAGGATCGCCGCCCACAAGTTCGTCTACAACAACTACAGGTTCATCGCGGCCTTCCTCTCCGTCACCGGCGTGCTCATCGGCATCTTCAAGACCCTCCTCTCACTCAAGCGATAGAGATGCCACGATTGGCTGTTGCTGTCGCCATTCGAAATTCGCCATGTGTAACATGTTTTTCTTCTTATATTTTGTTGTTTTGTTATGTCCAAGAGAACGCACTAGTACTGGCGTACTGCTCAATTCGCCGTAAAAGAATACAAATCTTGCTTTCGGAGGAGTTAAACAATTTGAACTTTAATCAAATTTATCCGAAATATTATTAATATTTATGTTACAAAATAGGTAttattatttaatcatgtattctCATCCTAAATCTATTCGAATACAtaaatatttataatttttatataaatttgaataaatttaaaattgtttAACTTCTGGGAAgcaatttgtattttttttaacgtAGGGAGTATGCGCTATGCTTGATGAGAACTAGTTGAATACCCCGCTTGTTGCCGCGGGACTTCTAGATAAAAATGTTAAACTTGGAATAATGGAGTAGAGAGTGTAATGTTGCGATGGCTTCGACCGGGCAAAATATATAGAGCGTTGGGGCTGAACAGATCGTGAGAAATGGAAAAGGTGGTGGTGGCATTGGTAGAAAGAGAGACCTAAGGAAACTGCAGTTTGGATGATTAAGTTATAAATATGAGAGAAATGAAGAGACAAAGTCAGAAGGTGGACGAAGGAGTGCTTCTTCCATTGTTGGTGGCTCAATAAGATTTGAGACAAATATAAATTAACGTTTCCTAGTGAGATGCTTCAATATTAAAAGACAAAAAGACCATATGAGACAaattgttttgtattttttttaaacaaatgtgaatttatttatttattaatattagATAGACTAATATTTGAAAATAATGTTCATGAggtaataaaaaaagaaaataaagagaGAGAATTTTAACACCTGTATGTTACATAGAGTAATATTTAACTGATAAATAAAAAGTTAGGCTGTTGgacttcttctttatttatatttttgatTAACTGCAGTATAGTAGAAATATATGGAAAACATGATTGAGAGAAATAAAAATTATGACACTTAGTGGGTTGATGACGTGGCAGCATGACACTTAGTGGGTTGAGCATGACATTTAGTGGATCGATGATGTGGCAGTATGAGGATTGAGAGAAATATAATTATGATACTTAGTGGGTTGCATTATATAGATATACATGTAGCGAAGCATCCGGGCTGCAAATTTGAAACTTACTGGGCCGGTCCTCGTCTTCCTGTTTTCTCATGCTAGCCCAGCCCACCATCTCATGCTTCCGATCCGTCGCTGCTCACCGGCGGGCACCCACCagaaaggccgccgccgcctctgccgccgcggccgtctTCTCAATTCTCATCACATCCGcctcgcctcctcccctccaATCCAAGGTATCTTTCCACCTGGGACGCCCTCCCGCCTCTCGCAACCGCACTCGCCAGTCGCCCTCtcgaggccgccggagcgggGGTGGAGATGCCGGCGGCCAACCCGGAGTACCAGGACGCAAAGGCCTGCACCAGGGGGAAAAGCACGTGAGCAGGGAGGAATTCTGAGGCGGTTCCGCGCGGGAGGGGGCGGGCGCCGTGGAGGAGATTGGCGGCACGGCGTCGGGGGCACGAGGATGTTTCTGGTGATGTGGTCTCTACTTGTGCGGTCATTTGCGTACACCATTTTGGGTGCTATAAAATCAAATCATGTTGACTGATTCATATCGCTGTTTCAGTTTTAATTTTAGGCCATTTTTTATTATTAAGGACCGATTTCACATACATGTTTGCAAGTTATACTCTATACTCTATACAGCATGGAGGAGAAGCTCTGGGAGCACTCCGCTCCCCGTGCGACGATGCGTGCCCTGTTCCATGGGAGGGACACCAGACGCGGTCCGTTGATTTGCTGCATCGGCATCGCGCGGACGCGCCGTGTCGGGCCCCACAGCCCTCTGTCGCACCGCCTCACGCCCGTCTCAGCCGCGGTGGGGGCAGCTCGGGCTGGGGTCCGCCGGGGTCCCGTGAACCCGTATCCACGGGCCGCCGCAGCCTCTCGCCCCTCTTCTTTTCGGGTTCGCCACGCTGCGGTGGAGGcggtctagggtttggggagtGCTCCATTTCGCGGTTCTCGGGGTGAGGGGGTGAGATTTAGTGGAGgagcccgccggcggcgagcctgcCGCCGGTGCGCCGGGCGGCCAGCTCGGACGGCGGCGCAGTGCAGCCGCCGCGCTCACGCCTGAGCACGGATCTTCCACTGCATTGCCTCTCTGCGTCCGTCCCCTGCGGTGAGTTCTAGATCTGTGAGATGTCGCCTCCAAATCTGGTGGCCTTGCGCTTCTTCTGTGATTTCTTACTGATGCTTGTGTTCCTCCTTCATGTGCTCCTTCCGTGCGTTCTTCCCTTCGCCGGTGGTGTTGCCTGCGGGCTCTGAAGCGAGTCCGTGCTGCTGGTGAACCTGCCTCTCTACGTCCGGCCCCTGTGGTGAGTTCTAGATTTGTGAGATGTCGCCTCCAAATCCGTTGGCCCTGCGCTTCTTCTATGATTTGTTACTGATGCTTGCGTTCCTCCTTCATGTGCCCCTTCCGTGCGTTCTTCCCTTCGCCGGTGGTGTTGCCTGCGGGCTCTGAAGCAAGTCCGTGCTGCTGGTGAACCTGCTTCGGCCGTCGCTTGCTGCCTGGCTCTGCTGTCTGCGATGGGTTCGTGCTACTGCTTCTCCTCTCCCATGCTTCGTGCTCGCTTCTCCAGAGTATTGCCTGCGAATTTGTGTCTGCGCAAATGTTGGGATTGGTATTGTTTTAACTTTCGGCTGATCTGCTCCCTTCTGCCTCTATTATGTCTAGGTGCCGTGGCTGTGGAGCGCATTGTTGTGGGTGACCTCTGACTGCAGTTTGTCAGGTGTGTGTTTCCTTCTGCCATGGTCTATTTATGGATCTGGGCTGCGATATAGCCATTCGTATGTGTATGGAGATGCTTGTTACTTTGCCCTTTCTGAGATGCGCAGAGTGTAGTTGTCTATAGACTTTTTTTGTGTTTCATGGAGCTGTGCCTGCTGTTTACTTTTTAGTATACAGATTTAGGATTTTCGGTCCGTTGTATTGCTGCTATCTCTTGCTGTGTGCTGTTTGTGCCTGCTCCTGTACCTGGCCCCTCCTACCCTGCTGTAGTGCTGCTTTCTTTGTTCCTATTTTTGGCCCATGCTGTTTGGTTAGCCAGTACACAGATTCAGGATCTTTGCTGCATTAGATTACTCTTGTGTGTGCCTAGGTGCTGTTTGTGCCTGCTTTTCCACCTGAGCCCTCCTACCCTGCTGTAGTGATATTTTCTTGGTGCCTGTTCCTTTGGGCTCTCACGTGACAAGAACTTTCCCTGTAAGTGTTTAGATGGATGTTcctggtccttctcggcgtcgTTGCAGGGAAGATATACCTTCCAGTGCGAGGAATGTGCGTGCTAGGCGTCCTGTGCCGGATTTGGCTGCCTCGCGACGTCGGCGTCGCGAGGAGGCTGCAGCGGCTACTTTAGCTGCTCGTGCCGGAGCCGTTTCTGCTAGAAATGTACGCCAGCGTGTGCCTCTGCCGCGTGTTCCTTTCTCTGGAACAGCTGCTGCTGTTTCATCTCAAAATCCTGCCTTTGCTGCTCAAAATCCTGGCTTTGCTGCTCCACGACGTTACGTTGTCGTCCGTGAGTTCAGCTCAGACCACTGAAATTTATCTTACCTATGCtttttcctatatatatgatTTGGGTGGACCTTATCCTTAGGAGACCATTTTTGTCCTCTTGTGTCTGCAACCGCTGCTCGAGAAAATAGGGCCAGGAGAATGTccaggaacaaaaaaaaaggtccTGCTCAGAAAAGGTTTGCTTTGTTTGGACCGCACTATTTTGTGCTGCTGAAATGATTTGGTGGCCTAAATTTTAACACTCCAGTTCAAACATGCAGCATGTATCCCTTCTGATACTTTTAGCGAGCCTATTGTTGCATTCACAAAAGAATATGCCAGCCTGCTAAAAGGTGCAGTTCTGatttcttctttctctttgtttcCTAGCCATTTCCTGTGCCTGCGCATCATACCACCTTACCTTTCTGTTGTAGAGAACTATTCCGCCCGTTCTTACTATGGAGGCCTAGATTATGAGTGCGAGCACTGCAACGCTTTTTTTTGGTACCAAGAGCGCGTAGTTAGTCTGAGTTCCTATGTGCAGAAACGCATCGTGTACCATTCTTGCTGCCGTGGTGGTCGTATCTCTCTTCCAAAGCACCGCCCATTCCCTCCTCCGCTGTGTGATTTGATAAAGTTCAATGGAGGTCCAGCAGCTAATAATTTCATGAAACTTATTAGGCAGTACAATTCTATGTTTTCCTTTACCTCTTTAGGAGTAGACATTGACAGATCCATAAATACTGGTTGAGGCCCCTACATATTCCGAATCAATGGAGTGGTTCACCACCGTATTGGTTCTTTGATTCCAGAAGAAGGGAATAGACCGCAGTATGCGCAGCTGTACATATATGATACTGCAAATGAGGTGCAGAATAGGCTTGCTATCCACTCTTCTGATGCAGGCCGCGATTCTGGGGCGGATGCTCAAATTGTTGACTCTCTGATTTCCATGTTCGATCGCTGCAACCCTTTGGTTAAGCAATTTCGCATGGCTAGGGATAGACTTCTTTCTCCTACTGCTCCAGATGTTCGTATCAAGCTTTATGGATCATCTGATACAAGTGCAGATAGATACAGTCTACCAGCAGTAAATGAATTGGCCGCGCTTCTTGTGGGGGATATGTCCTCTTCCACACATCCTTTTGATATAGTTCTGGAATCAAAGCAGGGAAAGTTCACGCGTGTATCTCCTATACATCCTGCTCTTATGGCATTGCAGTATCCAATTATGTTTCCTTACGGTGATAAGGGTTACCAGTTGGGAATAAAGTTCAGAGAGGTTTCCGCAGGATGTAGAGGTGCTCGCGACGAAGTGAGCATGATGGAATTTCATTGCTATTACCAGCATTACCGTAGAGGCGAACCAAACCCAGTCCTCTGTTCAGGCCGTCTTTCACAGCAGTATGGTGTCAACGCCTACTCATGTGTTGAGGCCAATAGACTTTCTTTCCACTTTTTCAATCAGAAACTCCTCCGTAGTGAGACGTATCAAGGAATCTCTGATGCACTTGGTAGAGGTGCCTCAACGGGTAAGGATGTAGGGGTCAAAACAGTGCTGCCTTCTTCTTATCCAGGCAGCAGACGCAATCTGAATCAGAACTATCATGATTGCTTGGCCATTACTAGAGTCTATGGTTGTCCCACTTTGTTCACAACTTTCACTTGCAATGCTAACTGGCCAGAGGTTGAAGAGGCATTGAGATGTGAGCCTGGCCAAAAACCTCCTGATCGTGCCGATATCACCAGCCGTGTATTCCACATGAAACTAAAAGAATATATAGAGGATATTAGGAGCGGAGAAGCGTACGGCCCTGTCACAGCATGTGAGAATTTAAAATTGCAACATTTTGTCTTCTACCCTGCTCATAAAGCAAACTGTCTAGACATTAccattgttttgtttgtttgtagtTGCTGATACTATAGAGTTCCAAAAAAGAGGCCTCCCTCATTCTCATATCCTTATTTGGCAAGCTGATAGTGACCGCGAACCTTCAGCCGCCTTTGTGGATCAGTTTATATCTGCTGAGTTGCCTGATCCAAAAGAAGATCCGCTAGGTTTTGTGTTGGTGCAGGAATTCATGATGCATGGCCCTTGTGGTGACCTTAACCCAAATTGCCCATGTATGAAGGATGGAAAGTGTTCCAAAAGATTTCCAAAGACTTTCCAAGATAAGACCACATTCGATGCAGACGGATTTCCTATTTACCGACAGCGAGATACCGGTGTGAGGGCCCAAAAAAATGGTGTGGATCTTGACAATAGATGGGTTGTGCCCCACAACCTTGGAATACTTAAGAAATTCCAAGCGCACATCAATGTCGAAGCTTGCAATCAATCTTACCTTATTAAGTATCTTTTCAAGTATTGTCACAAAGGTGCTGATGCTGCAAGGCTGGGAGTTGCTCCTCATAGTTCTGCAACCGGGGATACAGACCCAAACAATAGTTCCGATGTTGATGAGATTGCTGAATACATTAAATCAAGGTACCTTTCGTGGTGTGAGGCTGTGTGGCGATTATTTGGGTTTGAGATACATGAGAAATTCCCAGCAGTTGAGAGGCTGCATGTGCACTTGCCGGGTATGAATATAGTTGCTCTATCGGAGTAAGATGATCTGGAGGGGTTGTGGATGAT
The Panicum virgatum strain AP13 chromosome 6N, P.virgatum_v5, whole genome shotgun sequence genome window above contains:
- the LOC120679756 gene encoding UPF0481 protein At3g47200-like, with the protein product MDADTRTIILIDDDVAPERAVPAAMQEILAIDKRMARTTRKLEAEFANVETKIHRFPRGLRGIDDGDGGRYIAPSVVAIGPYHHGAARLQEMEEVKLAAAYHLCRSSGHSTAKVYERVLSVAGAARGCYDAGDPSVEAVGEADFAAMMFIDGCFLLQYMVDGDDAAPVLRNRMALSTGPSIQKDIFLLENQIPWLVLEALAEFISVDGHRFVHDMGAKFLPGKAMAKSENGRRRLPWPWRCTGGRATKPADRSRGGEQQYKPAHLLGLLRFTQVGSMPEDMVKYKAFPLSLSSSAVELAEIGVVPTPSTEPWFGDARVRRCGLAGELLLSPVFLSEVTACWLVNMAALEASTAGASGDSDGFVVSSYLSVLAMLEDRKEDVHELRRRRVLHGALSNKQALGFFKGLGQHLRFGGRYFAALEEIDSYKRHRSLRIAAHKFVYNNYRFIAAFLSVTGVLIGIFKTLLSLKR